One region of Armigeres subalbatus isolate Guangzhou_Male chromosome 3, GZ_Asu_2, whole genome shotgun sequence genomic DNA includes:
- the LOC134222578 gene encoding uncharacterized protein LOC134222578, with protein MENDTVDDILLNPFARRSFQEKLLISSTPVPQPKLENLKSQFSRGGKVITRNFNVSAYDTKWLSGSKVRNKLFCWPCLLFQNPEDKCVWIKEGFSDLNHLSAAIKIHSASKEHIANAMAHRTFGKIRIDEAMDHARGVSRRNHNLQVKKNRDGMKTLIDLICYLGSHGLSFRGHNETENSVNRGNYKDLCEFIATRDSSFLEFTTSSQVFSGMSATIQNELIEVIGSLMIEQISREVDEAEFVAVMVDETTDISRKSQLATTLRYCLKNGTTVERFVSLDDVSSNKSAVALADEIVALLKKFQVPATKLVLKELDYVECGRSVRNARTNIHKLRNETKFKVIWEETVTMTGGNSDGKQFKQYFKTYISIIDRIISELDERFADLNKQSYLSLLDSTKFKAYCDKFPKELVDDVCSRFSNFDKVKLTNELKVFYTKDEFAGRKVAEIMNVLVTDNLEDIFSETHRLARLILTLPSTTASVERSFSILRRIKTYLRSTMAEERLKWLMLMSVENALLHQLKLDSNFFDEIIDRFARRVDRRVQLLYK; from the exons ATGGAAAACGATACCGTGGATGATATTCTTCTCAACCCATTTGCTAGACgatcatttcaagaaaaactgCTTATTTCAAGCACACCTGTGCCACAGCCTAAGCTTGAGAACTTGAAATCGCAGTTCTCCAGAGGAGGGAAAGTTATTACTCGTAATTTCAACGTATCAGCATACGATACCAAATGGTTGAGCGGTTCGAAGGTGCGAAATAAGCTGTTCTGTTGGCCGTGTTTATTGTTCCAAAATCCGGAGGACAAATGCGTGTGGATTAAGGAAGGCTTCAGTGATTTAAATCACTTGTCAGCTGCCATTAAGATTCATTCGGCAAGCAAGGAGCATATTGCCAATGCCATGGCACACAGGACATTTGGAAAAATCCGCATTGATGAAGCAATGGATCACGCGCGGGGAGTTTCGAGGAGAAACCATAATTTGCAAGTGAAAAAGAATAGAGATGGTATGAAAACTTTGATTGATCTCATCTGCTATCTCGGATCACATGGTCTGAGCTTCCGTGGCCATAACGAAACCGAAAACTCTGTGAATAGAGGAAACTACAAAGACCTATGTGaattcattgctacaagagattCATCATTCTTGGAGTTCACTACTAGTAGTCAAGTATTTTCGGGAATGTCTGCAACCATTCAAAACGAACTCATTGAAGTGATTGGATCGTTGATGATTGAGCAAATTTCGCGTGAAGTTGATGAAGCTGAATTCGTTGCAGTAATGGTGGATGAAACAACAGATATTTCCAGGAAATCACAACTTGCTACCACATTACGGTACTGTTTAAAAAATG GTACAACCGTAGAAAGATTTGTGAGCTTGGATGATGTGAGCAGTAACAAATCGGCTGTGGCACTCGCAGATGAAATAGTTGCCTTGCTGAAAAAATTTCAGGTGCCTGCCACGAAACTTGTG TTGAAAGAATTGGACTACGTTGAATGTGGTAGAAGTGTGCGAAATGCTCGAACCAACATACACAAATtacgaaatgaaacgaaatttaaagtAATTTGGGAAGAGACCGTAACCATGACTGGTGGCAATAGTGACGGAAAGCAGTTCAAACAATATTTCAAAACGTACATCTCGATTATCGATCGTATTATCTCCGAATTGGACGAACGCTTTGCTGATCTTAATAAACAGAGCTATTTAAGCCTACTCGATTCTACGAAGTTCAAAGCGTATTGCgataaatttccaaaggaacttgtTGATGATGTTTGCTCACGTTTCTCCAACTTTGACAAAGTGAAGCTGACAAATGAACTTAAAGTGTTCTACACTAAAGATGAGTTTGCTGGGAGGAAAGTGGCTGAAATTATGAACGTGTTGGTTACAGACAACCTAGAAGACATTTTCTCTGAGACACATCGATTAGCTAGGCTAATACTAACGCTTCCCTCGACAACAGCATCGGTCGAAAGGAGTTTCTCAATTCTAAGAAGAATCAAAACGTATCTGCGGTCGACAATGGCAGAGGAGCGACTCAAATGGCTGATGTTAATGTCGGTCGAAAATGCCCTACTTCATCAGTTGAAACTGGATAGTAATTTCTTCGATGAAATAATTGATCGTTTTGCTCGCCGAGTAGATCGTAGAGTTCAGCTACTGTACAAATAA